The following is a genomic window from Solirubrobacterales bacterium.
CCTCACCCTTGGACGCCGTCGCGCCGACCTTCGGCGGCTCGTAGAACACGACCTCGCCCAGCGCGTCCTGCGCGTACCAGGTGACGCCGAAGGTCGCCTCGACGCCCTCGATTCGAGCCCAGTCATGCTCGCGGTGATAGCGCAGATCGTCAGGGTAGGTCTCGTCGGCCACCTCAGCCCTCCTTTCGGTACAGGGGCTTCGACTCTATGCGTGCCGCGCGAGACTTGCCGCGCACGTCGATCTCGATCTCGGTTCCGGGGTCGGCGAGCCCAGAGGCCACGTAGGCCATCCCAATCCCCGTCTCGAGCGAGGGAGACAGCGTGCCGCTGGTGACCACGCCAACCTCGTCGCCACCGACGACCACCGCGTTTCCCTGCCGGGGGATGCCGGGACCGGTCAGCATGAACGGCGCCAGCCTCTCGTCCGTCCCGCGCTCGCGGGCAGCGGCGACGGAGTCCGCGCCGATGAAGCCCGTCTCCTCCTTGCAGCACCAGCCCAGCCCGGCCTCGATCGGGTCGCGCCGCTCGTCCATGTCATTGCCGTAGAGGTGGAAGCACACCTCCAGGCGAAGCGTGTCGCGGGCCGCCAGCCCGGCCGGCTTGGCGCCGGCGGCCGTCAGCGCCTCCCAGACCTCCACGGCGTGCTCCGGCGCCAGGAGAAGCTCGACGCCGTCCTCCCCCGTGTAGCCGGTGCCGCAGACCAGCATCTCAGCCCCGGCGACGCCCAGGGTCGCCGTGTGCATGCGCGCCGGCAGCTCGCCGTCGGCCAGCTCGGTGACGATCGAGCGTGCCTCCGGCCCCTGCACAGCGAGCATCGCGTAGTCGGCGATCACATCCGTCACCTCCGCGTCGAAGTCGGCGGCGTGGTCCGAGAACCAGGCGAAGTCGCGCTCGTGGTTGGTGGCGTTGGTGACGGTCAGGTAGCGCTCTTCCGCGGGTCGGTAGGTGAACAGATCGTCCAGGATGCCGCCATCGTCGCGGCAGAGCACCGAGTACTGGGCCCCGCCGACCTCGAGCTTGGAGAGGTCGTTCGACAAGAGCCGCTGGAGAAGCGCCTCGGCCTCTGGCCCAAAGGTCTCGACCTCGCCCATGTGCGAGACATCGAACACGCCACAGGAGGAGCGGACGGCGAGGTGCTCGGCC
Proteins encoded in this region:
- the gcvT gene encoding glycine cleavage system aminomethyltransferase GcvT, with product MATAALKRTALYEAHRAAGARLVPFAGWQMPVQYEGVRAEHLAVRSSCGVFDVSHMGEVETFGPEAEALLQRLLSNDLSKLEVGGAQYSVLCRDDGGILDDLFTYRPAEERYLTVTNATNHERDFAWFSDHAADFDAEVTDVIADYAMLAVQGPEARSIVTELADGELPARMHTATLGVAGAEMLVCGTGYTGEDGVELLLAPEHAVEVWEALTAAGAKPAGLAARDTLRLEVCFHLYGNDMDERRDPIEAGLGWCCKEETGFIGADSVAAARERGTDERLAPFMLTGPGIPRQGNAVVVGGDEVGVVTSGTLSPSLETGIGMAYVASGLADPGTEIEIDVRGKSRAARIESKPLYRKEG